From one Pseudomonas sp. S35 genomic stretch:
- a CDS encoding iron ABC transporter permease: MNSRRYAWLLAVLGMLLLISCVISLAFGPARVPVEVVWRILLHKTLGLGEVAWTAGQEPIVWLIRVPRMLLAALVGAGLALIGAVLQAVTRNPLADPHLLGVTSGATLGAVIVVVHVGEIIGLLTLPIAAFIGALTSMLVVLAVASRNGRLESERLLLCGVAVSFVMMAAANLLLFMGDHRAASAVMFWMLGGLGLARWELLAIPAVTVLLGLLVLLGMARPLNALMAGEQTAVTLGLNARAVRLKVFLVASLMTGVLVSISGSIGFVGLMVPHIARRLVGAEHRRLLPVCGLLGSLFLVWVDVAARTLIAPEDLPIGVATAAIGGLFFIGLMRKR, translated from the coding sequence ATGAACAGCCGTCGCTATGCCTGGCTGCTCGCTGTCCTTGGGATGCTGCTGCTGATCTCTTGCGTGATTTCCCTGGCCTTCGGCCCAGCGCGGGTGCCGGTGGAGGTGGTGTGGCGCATCCTGCTGCACAAGACGCTGGGACTGGGCGAGGTGGCTTGGACGGCCGGGCAGGAACCCATCGTCTGGCTGATCCGCGTGCCGCGCATGTTACTCGCTGCCCTGGTGGGCGCCGGGCTGGCGTTGATCGGCGCAGTATTGCAGGCCGTCACGCGCAACCCGCTGGCCGACCCGCACCTGCTGGGCGTGACCTCGGGCGCCACTTTGGGCGCGGTGATCGTGGTGGTGCACGTGGGCGAGATCATCGGCTTGCTGACCCTGCCCATCGCGGCATTCATCGGCGCCTTGACGAGCATGCTGGTGGTGCTGGCAGTGGCCAGTCGCAATGGCCGGCTGGAGAGTGAGCGCCTGTTGTTGTGCGGTGTGGCGGTGTCGTTCGTGATGATGGCGGCCGCCAATCTGCTGCTGTTTATGGGCGACCACCGCGCGGCATCGGCGGTGATGTTCTGGATGCTCGGCGGCCTCGGCCTGGCACGCTGGGAACTGCTGGCGATACCTGCTGTGACCGTGCTGCTGGGGTTACTGGTACTGCTGGGCATGGCGCGGCCGTTGAACGCCTTGATGGCCGGTGAACAGACCGCCGTGACCCTGGGCTTGAACGCGCGCGCTGTGCGCTTGAAGGTGTTTCTGGTGGCCTCGCTGATGACCGGCGTGCTGGTGTCCATCAGCGGCTCCATCGGCTTTGTCGGGCTGATGGTGCCGCACATTGCCCGGCGCCTGGTGGGCGCCGAGCATCGCCGCTTACTGCCGGTGTGCGGGCTGCTGGGCAGCCTGTTCCTGGTGTGGGTCGACGTCGCCGCACGGACCTTGATTGCCCCCGAAGACCTGCCCATCGGCGTGGCCACGGCGGCCATCGGCGGGTTGTTTTTTATCGGCCTGATGCGCAAGCGCTAG